A region of Reichenbachiella carrageenanivorans DNA encodes the following proteins:
- the trmB gene encoding tRNA (guanosine(46)-N7)-methyltransferase TrmB has translation MSRKKLERFKDNAERYNVVQDGKSNFGHLIGKWREEHFKNDNDLVVELGCGRGEYTVGLGEKMLDTNFVGVDIKGSRIWVGSSYAIANGLENVAFLRTQIELLDKHFGAHEIDEIWVTFPDPRPKDKDEKKRLTAPRHMDVYRKLLKENGWLKFKTDNTFLFDYTLELINEGMLKVKNLIYTHDLYNSEYMDEHFGVKTKYEKLFYDQGENIKYMKFQFA, from the coding sequence GTGAGTAGAAAAAAATTAGAGCGATTTAAAGACAATGCCGAACGGTACAATGTCGTGCAAGATGGTAAGTCCAATTTCGGCCATTTGATTGGGAAATGGAGAGAAGAACATTTTAAAAATGATAATGATCTTGTCGTAGAGTTGGGCTGTGGAAGAGGCGAATATACCGTAGGGCTAGGGGAGAAGATGCTAGATACCAACTTTGTAGGGGTAGATATCAAAGGGTCACGTATATGGGTAGGTAGTTCGTATGCGATAGCTAATGGCTTAGAAAATGTGGCTTTCTTGCGTACACAAATCGAATTGCTCGACAAGCATTTTGGAGCTCACGAAATAGATGAAATATGGGTGACTTTTCCAGATCCACGTCCGAAAGACAAAGATGAAAAAAAACGTTTGACTGCTCCAAGGCATATGGATGTCTACCGGAAATTACTGAAAGAGAATGGCTGGCTCAAGTTTAAGACGGATAATACTTTTTTGTTTGATTATACATTGGAGTTGATCAATGAAGGTATGTTGAAGGTGAAAAACTTGATTTACACACATGATCTTTATAACTCTGAGTATATGGATGAGCATTTTGGCGTAAAGACCAAATACGAAAAGCTATTCTATGATCAGGGGGAGAATATCAAATATATGAAATTTCAGTTTGCTTGA
- a CDS encoding bifunctional folylpolyglutamate synthase/dihydrofolate synthase — MNYQEVLDFLYTQLPMYQRVGKVAFKKDLTNTLRLAEVLNNPHQRFKSIHVAGTNGKGSTSHLIASVLQSAGYKVGLYTSPHLRSFRERIRVNGEEITESFISEFVNKHQSAIEKIAPSFFEITVVMAYAYFAEREVDFAVVETGLGGRLDSTNIITPELSVITSISLDHQDMLGHTIEEIAREKAGIIKDGVPVVVGHLPPEALHEIKLVVVQKQSVLDEPVVGQVPDMPSDLSLPVLRLNLGTVSRAIDQLRSRGIQVDESAFASGVNHVVAQTGLKGRWQTLRSVPRVICDVGHNEEAVVWLMEQVATIDYEKLHIVWGAVADKSLDKIFPLLIKECEYYFCAAHVPRAMSAEVLAEQAVNYGLKGQVYGSVDEAYHAALANANPKDLVFIGGSTFVVAELNDL, encoded by the coding sequence ATGAACTATCAAGAAGTCCTCGACTTCTTATACACTCAGCTGCCAATGTATCAGCGAGTGGGGAAGGTGGCTTTTAAAAAGGATTTGACCAATACACTCCGTTTGGCAGAGGTATTAAATAATCCACATCAACGATTCAAGAGTATACATGTAGCAGGTACTAATGGTAAAGGCTCTACCTCCCATTTAATTGCTTCTGTATTGCAATCTGCAGGTTATAAGGTAGGACTTTATACTTCACCGCATTTGCGTTCGTTCAGAGAGCGTATACGTGTGAACGGAGAGGAAATTACCGAGTCGTTTATTTCTGAATTTGTAAATAAGCATCAATCAGCCATTGAAAAAATAGCTCCGTCTTTTTTTGAGATTACGGTAGTGATGGCATATGCTTATTTTGCTGAGCGAGAAGTAGATTTCGCAGTGGTGGAAACAGGGCTTGGTGGGCGACTAGATTCTACCAATATTATTACGCCTGAATTGTCGGTGATCACATCGATAAGCCTAGATCATCAGGACATGTTGGGACATACTATCGAAGAGATCGCTAGGGAGAAAGCAGGAATTATCAAAGATGGTGTGCCTGTAGTTGTTGGGCATTTGCCCCCAGAGGCACTGCATGAGATCAAATTAGTTGTAGTACAAAAACAATCCGTTTTAGATGAACCTGTAGTAGGTCAAGTGCCTGATATGCCGTCAGACTTATCTTTGCCCGTGTTACGGTTGAATCTGGGGACGGTGTCTAGAGCGATAGATCAGCTTAGAAGCCGTGGGATTCAAGTTGATGAATCGGCCTTTGCCTCAGGGGTGAATCATGTAGTGGCTCAGACAGGACTAAAAGGCAGATGGCAGACCCTTCGTTCAGTACCTCGGGTTATCTGTGATGTAGGTCATAATGAAGAGGCTGTGGTTTGGTTGATGGAACAGGTTGCCACTATTGATTATGAGAAATTACATATTGTTTGGGGTGCTGTTGCAGATAAATCGTTGGATAAGATATTTCCATTGCTCATTAAAGAATGTGAGTATTATTTTTGTGCTGCTCATGTGCCTCGGGCTATGAGTGCTGAGGTGTTGGCTGAGCAGGCAGTCAATTATGGATTGAAAGGCCAAGTATATGGTTCTGTAGATGAGGCCTACCATGCTGCTTTAGCGAATGCAAATCCTAAGGATTTGGTTTTTATTGGAGGTAGCACCTTTGTAGTAGCGGAATTAAATGATTTATAA
- a CDS encoding ExbD/TolR family protein has product MKLGSKHKIESSFSMSSMTDVIFLLLIFFMLTSSFITPSGLPVNLPTSKSSTIVMQKISVTITPDLQYFVNDQKVELSGLERALKTELKDKEGVVVLHCDKSVPVEHLVNVASVATKLGSKISLATKPD; this is encoded by the coding sequence ATGAAACTTGGTTCTAAACACAAAATAGAGTCTTCATTTTCAATGTCATCAATGACAGATGTGATATTTCTCTTGTTGATATTTTTCATGCTGACTTCATCTTTTATTACACCTTCGGGCCTGCCTGTGAATTTACCAACAAGCAAAAGTTCTACCATTGTAATGCAAAAGATCAGTGTCACGATTACACCTGATTTACAATATTTCGTAAATGATCAAAAAGTGGAGTTGAGTGGTTTGGAACGTGCGTTGAAGACCGAGCTTAAAGACAAAGAAGGAGTAGTTGTGCTGCATTGCGATAAGTCAGTGCCAGTAGAGCATTTAGTAAATGTGGCTAGTGTCGCCACCAAGCTAGGGTCGAAAATATCTTTGGCTACAAAACCAGATTAA
- a CDS encoding MotA/TolQ/ExbB proton channel family protein: MLILNTILASLAQEIPVDEVVEQVVEQVSVLDLLLKGGYMMVPILLLSILGIYVFVERLLTIKDASKTPDAFMSDIKSMVLNGGISEAKTLCQSTATPIARMVEKGISRIGSPLKSIEASIENVGKIEIYKLEKNLSLLATISGAAPMIGFLGTVTGMIQAFISIAQEEGAVSPKLLSSGIYEAMITTAAGLFVGILTYLAYNYLVTKVGKLIHGMEYTSIDFIDLLQEPQKK; the protein is encoded by the coding sequence ATGCTAATACTAAATACAATTTTAGCTTCTCTAGCTCAGGAAATTCCAGTAGATGAAGTAGTAGAACAAGTGGTCGAACAAGTTTCCGTGTTGGATTTGTTATTGAAAGGAGGGTATATGATGGTACCCATATTATTGCTCTCTATTTTGGGTATATATGTTTTTGTAGAAAGACTTCTTACAATAAAAGACGCATCTAAAACGCCAGATGCTTTTATGTCGGATATCAAAAGCATGGTATTGAATGGAGGTATTTCAGAAGCTAAAACCTTGTGTCAATCTACAGCTACACCAATCGCTCGAATGGTAGAGAAGGGTATCTCTAGAATAGGCAGCCCGCTGAAAAGTATAGAAGCATCTATAGAAAATGTAGGGAAAATAGAAATTTATAAATTGGAAAAGAACCTGAGTTTGTTAGCTACTATTTCAGGAGCAGCGCCTATGATTGGTTTCTTAGGTACAGTAACAGGGATGATTCAAGCCTTTATTTCGATTGCTCAAGAAGAAGGTGCAGTGAGTCCTAAATTGCTCTCTAGTGGAATATATGAAGCTATGATTACGACAGCTGCAGGTTTGTTTGTAGGTATTTTGACTTATTTGGCATACAATTATTTGGTGACCAAAGTAGGTAAGTTGATCCATGGTATGGAGTACACTTCAATTGATTTCATTGATTTACTACAAGAACCCCAGAAAAAATGA
- a CDS encoding SPOR domain-containing protein: MADDKLNEGSEEENKSNQSDEDFGLPDLEFDELQELDFNLDDSDDDESDNEGTLPEPEGIDMSVLDDIDVPESSESADGLQPGDLDPPEGSVLDEGIEEVEDVLDSAQLISDRLGDDDEDPLSPDFSADINYDDLIGEDVDAGSDDVSSIEDMGLDLSSDDLNDTDDLLANIDSPDQLAALGILDEDDQDDTSLGDSSGEGDSLFAADSSSEEDDSIFDTDGMSFDDEKSDFEETDTPSLPPTYKPYSYEESSGGFTKVIVIGVLIISIIGGAFYYFSLEDGPKKVAKKEVPKKTVKKPVAKPVEEVKVEEEPVVKEEKPVVNTPAPTAATANPGEIVQVTARTSRSYVVIASFVDQDLAMDYATELSNEGNGVKIIHPYGKSKRYRVSVADFASYGDAASQLGDFKGQYGDDVWALQY, encoded by the coding sequence ATGGCCGACGATAAACTCAACGAAGGTTCGGAAGAAGAAAACAAATCAAATCAGTCAGACGAGGATTTTGGTTTACCAGATTTGGAGTTTGATGAATTGCAAGAATTAGATTTTAATTTGGATGATTCGGATGACGATGAGTCCGATAATGAAGGAACACTACCAGAGCCAGAAGGCATTGACATGAGTGTTCTGGATGATATTGATGTTCCTGAATCATCTGAGAGTGCTGACGGTCTACAACCAGGGGATCTTGATCCTCCCGAAGGTTCTGTGCTTGATGAAGGTATAGAAGAAGTAGAGGATGTGTTGGACAGTGCTCAATTAATCTCAGATCGCTTGGGAGATGACGATGAAGACCCACTCTCTCCTGATTTTAGTGCGGACATCAACTATGACGACCTTATCGGAGAAGACGTAGATGCAGGTAGTGATGATGTTTCGTCTATTGAAGATATGGGATTAGATCTTTCTTCCGATGATCTAAACGATACCGATGATTTGTTGGCTAATATTGATAGTCCTGATCAGTTAGCTGCTTTAGGTATTTTGGACGAAGACGATCAAGATGATACCTCTTTAGGAGATTCTAGTGGAGAAGGGGATTCTCTTTTTGCGGCTGATTCTTCCTCCGAAGAAGATGATTCTATTTTCGATACAGACGGTATGTCGTTCGATGATGAGAAGTCTGACTTTGAAGAAACGGATACTCCTTCATTACCTCCTACATACAAACCTTACTCATATGAAGAGAGTTCAGGAGGGTTTACTAAAGTAATCGTCATTGGTGTTTTAATTATCTCTATTATTGGAGGAGCTTTTTACTATTTCTCATTAGAGGATGGTCCAAAAAAAGTAGCTAAAAAAGAAGTGCCGAAGAAAACGGTAAAGAAACCAGTGGCTAAGCCTGTTGAAGAAGTTAAAGTCGAAGAAGAGCCAGTGGTTAAAGAAGAAAAGCCAGTAGTGAATACTCCTGCGCCTACCGCAGCTACTGCTAACCCTGGAGAGATCGTTCAGGTAACGGCTCGTACTTCAAGGTCATATGTCGTGATTGCAAGCTTTGTAGATCAAGATTTGGCCATGGACTATGCAACAGAATTGAGTAACGAGGGGAATGGAGTGAAGATAATTCATCCATATGGTAAGTCTAAACGATACAGAGTATCGGTGGCTGATTTTGCCAGCTATGGCGATGCAGCCAGTCAATTAGGAGACTTCAAAGGTCAATATGGAGATGACGTCTGGGCATTACAATATTGA
- a CDS encoding HPP family protein, whose product MTNHSVYRKAKYIIYKRTVVRPTDLIWSFIGGFIGIGLIGYIQSLSFNQLENTFLVGSFGASAVLLYGATNSPLSQPRNLVGGHLVSATVGVSIAYCISSPELHWLACALAVGLAIVGMLITKTVHPPGGATALIANIGSEKIKSLGYMYVLNPILTGTIILLVVALIFNNLPKNRSYPYKWKKKSGHLPT is encoded by the coding sequence TTGACAAATCATAGCGTCTACAGAAAGGCTAAATACATCATATACAAAAGAACTGTCGTCAGGCCCACTGACTTAATTTGGTCCTTTATTGGCGGATTCATCGGCATTGGACTGATTGGCTATATACAAAGTTTATCTTTCAATCAATTAGAAAACACTTTCCTAGTAGGGTCATTTGGTGCTTCTGCTGTACTGCTATATGGCGCTACCAATAGCCCTCTTTCTCAACCAAGAAACCTAGTCGGGGGTCACTTAGTAAGCGCTACAGTAGGTGTCTCTATAGCCTATTGCATCTCGTCTCCTGAACTACACTGGTTGGCTTGTGCTCTAGCTGTAGGGTTAGCCATAGTGGGTATGCTCATTACTAAAACTGTACACCCTCCTGGCGGAGCTACTGCATTAATTGCCAATATAGGAAGTGAGAAAATCAAGAGTTTGGGTTATATGTACGTTCTTAACCCTATTTTAACAGGCACAATCATCCTATTGGTAGTCGCCTTGATATTCAATAACCTACCCAAAAACAGGAGCTATCCATACAAATGGAAAAAGAAATCAGGTCATTTACCCACTTGA
- a CDS encoding DUF4249 domain-containing protein, giving the protein MKSHLYHIVLSCIGLALCACVDQINLELEAGQSNVVVFGWITDEAVPYEIKLSWSNGYSDQSGYLPVSEAKVYVTDQSGTQYDFVEIATSGRYQSDPSVFVGQPGGIYQLTIHHGQSIYQSAKEELPPLSPVQDVFVDFVADPADFNVKPEDENFFVSAFVEDDVILENYYRWKVYVNNELRNKPEELVLFDDQFTNGNKFKYDASNVLFTAADQAQIQHMSLSKGAFEYYINIKEQTSSSALTPRIQPGIIKGNMSNPNNDNELVLGYFGASAVATIQVGK; this is encoded by the coding sequence TTGAAAAGTCATCTATATCATATTGTACTGTCTTGTATTGGCTTAGCCCTTTGTGCTTGTGTTGATCAGATCAATTTAGAACTGGAAGCAGGACAATCTAATGTGGTCGTTTTTGGCTGGATTACTGACGAAGCCGTGCCTTACGAAATCAAACTCTCATGGAGTAATGGGTATTCTGACCAGTCAGGTTATTTGCCTGTGTCTGAGGCAAAAGTGTATGTGACAGATCAATCGGGTACGCAATATGATTTTGTAGAGATAGCTACCTCTGGACGTTATCAGTCAGACCCGTCAGTGTTTGTCGGTCAGCCAGGGGGGATTTATCAACTTACGATACATCACGGTCAATCGATCTATCAATCTGCAAAAGAAGAACTGCCTCCACTCAGTCCAGTACAGGATGTATTTGTTGATTTTGTGGCAGATCCAGCGGATTTTAATGTAAAGCCAGAGGATGAAAACTTCTTCGTTTCGGCTTTTGTAGAAGACGATGTGATATTAGAAAATTACTACCGCTGGAAAGTTTATGTGAATAATGAGCTTAGGAATAAACCAGAAGAATTGGTTCTCTTTGATGATCAGTTTACCAATGGTAATAAATTTAAATATGATGCTAGCAATGTGCTTTTTACAGCAGCAGATCAAGCTCAAATTCAGCATATGTCTTTGTCTAAAGGGGCATTCGAATATTATATCAATATAAAAGAACAAACCAGTAGCTCTGCCTTGACTCCTCGTATACAGCCAGGGATTATCAAAGGAAATATGTCAAATCCTAATAATGACAATGAGCTTGTATTAGGTTACTTTGGCGCTTCGGCTGTAGCTACTATTCAAGTGGGTAAATGA
- a CDS encoding TonB-dependent receptor translates to MRAQENVLERTVILYKKKYKTQDILENLLPQQGVNVAYHDNIIPLKKEIEFGKIKETTVKEILSRICHNENLDYINYEGQLMIRYYDRPEREYKYAISGLVEDAASGEALIGATVYIKNIETGLATNGYGFYAFSLPKGKYDLLVSFIGYHTVNYAIELNKDFQFNFQLVENSVELDNVVVEEQELFDVKAQNILLSSNKLDMDMASQIPYIAEVDVFQSSMLLPGISNVGEGVSGVNVRGSAADANLIMLDEAVIYNSNHFFGLVSVFNPDAVKDVEILKGDLPAKYGGRTSSVMHIRQKEGNDSEFHLSGGLGLITSRLMIEGPIMKGNANYLLSARSTFWDLILRNTKSPTLANTRVSFQDINTKVKFDLNSKNKIYFSGYFGADANQFGIDAIQKWGNRVMSVRWNKIHKSKHFMNLTSYFSQYEYRVEEEREAADYVGSSSITDIAAKFDMTSYYSPKNIFEYGGEIVTHFLNPGERIPGPGSAENAVRLDNELGIESSIYLSNERHFGDLSVSLGARYSNFVNSGRSDMYTYQPNQVKSLNTRIDTVSAGEDNAKTFYQTVLPRLSMKYQLNPNMSLKVGHFGSVQYMHLLSNTQSPASSDLWQISGEYLLPTTMLQTTIGLYQYVKKFDMDLSLEVYYRKIQNVVDYKNGANLLFNESIETEILNGNERAYGMEVFLRKKFGKLTGWLGYTLSKSERQVNGDLEEEKINGGAYFPTNYDRTHDIAITGIYQLTPYLSLSSSFVYYTGRPYSFPSSKYQIDGLLVPHFPNRNLDRLSDYHRLDIAATLNLKEFRKNGKKRRAESSWVFSIYNVYARRNAQAYYFRESEKQQGVSVVEKLSVLGTMIPSVTYNFKF, encoded by the coding sequence ATGCGCGCACAAGAGAATGTCCTAGAGCGGACAGTGATTCTCTATAAAAAAAAATACAAGACACAAGATATACTGGAAAACCTGTTGCCTCAGCAAGGGGTCAATGTGGCATATCACGACAATATCATACCACTCAAGAAGGAAATTGAATTTGGGAAAATCAAGGAGACAACGGTCAAAGAGATCTTGTCGAGGATTTGTCATAACGAAAACCTAGATTATATCAATTACGAAGGGCAGCTTATGATTCGTTATTACGATCGCCCAGAAAGAGAGTATAAGTATGCGATCAGTGGTTTGGTGGAGGATGCCGCCTCAGGTGAAGCCCTCATTGGTGCTACGGTGTATATTAAAAACATAGAGACAGGACTGGCTACTAACGGTTATGGGTTTTACGCATTCTCCTTGCCGAAAGGTAAATATGATCTGTTGGTGTCATTTATAGGGTACCATACAGTCAACTACGCTATCGAGCTCAATAAGGATTTTCAATTTAATTTTCAATTGGTTGAAAACTCTGTAGAGTTGGATAATGTGGTAGTAGAGGAACAGGAGCTGTTTGACGTGAAAGCTCAAAACATCTTACTTAGCTCTAATAAGCTCGATATGGACATGGCTAGTCAGATTCCTTACATTGCCGAGGTAGATGTTTTTCAAAGCTCTATGCTGCTTCCCGGGATCTCCAATGTAGGAGAGGGCGTGTCTGGTGTAAATGTAAGGGGTAGTGCTGCAGATGCCAATCTAATCATGCTGGATGAAGCCGTGATTTACAATTCTAACCATTTCTTTGGACTGGTTTCAGTTTTTAACCCTGATGCAGTTAAGGATGTGGAAATTCTGAAAGGAGACTTGCCTGCAAAATATGGAGGGAGAACTTCATCCGTTATGCACATTCGTCAAAAGGAAGGGAATGATAGTGAGTTTCACTTGTCAGGAGGTTTGGGGTTGATCACCAGTAGACTGATGATCGAAGGCCCTATCATGAAAGGCAATGCTAACTATTTGTTGTCTGCTCGGAGTACGTTTTGGGATTTGATTTTGAGAAATACAAAAAGCCCAACGTTGGCCAATACCAGAGTGAGTTTTCAGGATATTAATACTAAGGTCAAATTTGATTTGAATAGCAAGAATAAGATTTATTTCTCAGGGTACTTTGGTGCAGATGCTAATCAATTTGGGATTGATGCCATTCAGAAATGGGGCAATAGAGTCATGTCTGTTAGATGGAATAAGATTCATAAGTCCAAACATTTCATGAATCTTACATCCTATTTTAGTCAGTACGAATATCGTGTGGAAGAAGAACGCGAAGCGGCGGATTATGTGGGTTCGTCCAGCATTACAGATATAGCAGCCAAATTCGATATGACATCGTACTATAGTCCCAAAAATATATTTGAATATGGGGGAGAAATAGTAACTCATTTTCTGAATCCTGGAGAGCGAATACCAGGGCCGGGTTCTGCAGAAAATGCAGTTCGATTGGATAATGAATTAGGGATAGAGTCGTCGATATACTTGTCTAATGAAAGGCATTTCGGAGACCTTTCGGTTTCATTAGGAGCGAGGTATTCTAATTTTGTGAATTCTGGGCGTTCGGATATGTATACTTACCAGCCTAATCAGGTGAAGTCATTAAATACTCGAATCGACACCGTATCTGCTGGAGAGGATAATGCAAAGACCTTTTATCAGACGGTTTTGCCTCGCTTGTCAATGAAGTACCAGCTCAACCCCAACATGTCGTTGAAAGTTGGACACTTTGGATCAGTACAGTATATGCACTTGCTGTCCAATACACAGTCGCCTGCTTCATCAGATTTGTGGCAGATTAGTGGAGAGTATTTGTTGCCGACTACGATGCTCCAGACCACGATTGGTCTATATCAATATGTGAAAAAGTTCGATATGGATTTGTCTCTAGAGGTTTATTATAGAAAAATCCAAAACGTGGTAGATTATAAAAATGGAGCGAATTTGCTTTTCAATGAGTCTATAGAAACGGAAATATTGAATGGAAATGAGCGGGCCTATGGAATGGAAGTATTCTTAAGGAAAAAATTTGGGAAGCTTACTGGCTGGTTAGGATATACACTTTCTAAATCAGAACGTCAGGTCAATGGAGATTTAGAAGAAGAAAAAATAAACGGCGGAGCATATTTTCCCACCAACTATGATCGGACACACGACATCGCCATTACAGGAATCTACCAACTGACACCCTACCTTTCCTTGTCTTCAAGTTTTGTGTATTACACGGGTAGGCCGTATTCATTTCCTTCTTCCAAGTATCAGATAGATGGGCTGCTAGTTCCTCATTTTCCCAATCGAAATCTAGATCGGTTGTCTGATTATCACCGGTTAGACATCGCAGCTACACTTAATCTAAAAGAGTTTAGAAAAAATGGGAAGAAACGCAGAGCCGAAAGCAGCTGGGTGTTTTCTATTTATAATGTATATGCACGTCGCAATGCTCAAGCCTACTATTTTCGAGAAAGCGAAAAGCAACAAGGAGTGTCTGTAGTTGAGAAATTGTCAGTGTTAGGAACGATGATTCCTTCTGTTACATATAATTTCAAATTTTGA
- a CDS encoding FecR family protein: protein MQNLEFKILAYLKDELDAKERLLVEQWVALSPANEKTFAEIEKIYLSAAYDSTGFQPNVDKAWAKVALAIEQSKTSSFTFMYRMAAMIALVAGLGFLVLKYQNSDELVAMTGDKEVRKIELTDGTVVWLNEHSKLTYSKMMADNERMVSLDGQAYFDVAKDAARPFRILGEKTTVEVLGTSFDLISKANYANVNVTSGLVSFALTDNNEIKVVLEKGNQATYKSNTIIKNEGFDVNASAWMTQDFVFKSSPLSQVVDVLSEHFDVKIKVDDAIRNCLITSSFEDKNLDQILNTLDIIANIKHEKKGKAIRLTGPGC from the coding sequence ATGCAAAATTTGGAATTTAAAATACTCGCCTATTTAAAAGATGAGCTCGATGCAAAAGAGCGACTTCTGGTGGAGCAATGGGTAGCTCTGTCACCAGCGAATGAAAAAACTTTTGCGGAGATTGAGAAAATATATCTCTCTGCCGCATATGACTCTACGGGTTTTCAGCCTAATGTAGATAAGGCTTGGGCCAAAGTGGCACTAGCGATAGAGCAAAGCAAAACTTCCAGCTTCACTTTCATGTACCGAATGGCTGCTATGATCGCATTAGTGGCAGGTTTGGGCTTTCTGGTATTGAAGTACCAAAATAGCGACGAACTAGTGGCTATGACGGGAGACAAAGAAGTGAGGAAAATAGAACTGACTGATGGAACAGTAGTTTGGTTGAACGAGCATTCGAAATTGACCTATTCTAAAATGATGGCTGATAATGAACGTATGGTGAGTTTGGATGGTCAAGCCTATTTTGATGTAGCCAAGGATGCGGCAAGACCTTTCAGAATCTTAGGAGAAAAAACTACAGTGGAGGTATTGGGTACCTCTTTCGATTTGATTTCAAAAGCCAATTATGCTAACGTAAACGTAACGAGTGGCTTGGTGTCATTTGCACTTACAGACAATAATGAAATCAAGGTTGTATTAGAGAAGGGTAATCAAGCTACGTATAAAAGTAATACAATCATTAAAAATGAAGGGTTTGATGTAAATGCATCTGCATGGATGACGCAGGATTTTGTATTCAAGAGCTCCCCTCTGTCGCAGGTGGTAGATGTGCTAAGTGAACATTTTGATGTGAAAATTAAAGTAGATGACGCAATACGAAATTGTTTGATCACTTCTTCTTTTGAAGATAAGAATCTGGATCAAATTTTAAACACGCTGGATATCATTGCGAATATAAAGCATGAGAAAAAAGGCAAGGCCATTAGGCTAACAGGCCCAGGCTGTTAA
- a CDS encoding RNA polymerase sigma-70 factor gives MHISDEDELILRLSNHDRGAFEQIFKTYYSDLCKFCMKYVRDEQVAEEVVQEVFINIWERRASLTITTSIKSYLFTAIRNRSFNYLKLQLPKEQKKVDLDGIGFMEEDNREQELVMEELKEYVHSAIETLPNKCRIIFNLSRNAGMTYKEIAEELDISVKTVENQVGLALKKLREQLNPIWDKIMLLLLMDFSGYL, from the coding sequence GTGCATATATCCGACGAAGACGAATTAATTCTGCGCCTATCCAATCATGATAGAGGCGCCTTTGAGCAAATTTTCAAAACCTACTACAGTGATTTATGCAAATTTTGCATGAAGTATGTGCGTGATGAACAAGTGGCAGAAGAGGTGGTGCAAGAAGTATTTATCAATATATGGGAGCGAAGAGCCAGTCTGACCATCACAACCTCTATCAAATCGTATTTATTTACCGCTATTAGAAACCGGTCGTTCAACTATTTGAAACTACAATTACCCAAAGAGCAGAAGAAAGTAGATTTGGATGGGATAGGCTTTATGGAAGAGGATAACCGTGAGCAGGAACTGGTCATGGAAGAACTCAAGGAATATGTCCATTCAGCCATAGAAACATTGCCCAATAAATGCCGGATTATTTTCAACCTGAGTAGAAATGCAGGAATGACCTATAAAGAGATAGCAGAAGAGCTCGATATTTCTGTGAAAACGGTTGAAAACCAGGTGGGACTAGCGCTCAAAAAACTGAGAGAGCAGCTCAATCCGATTTGGGACAAAATAATGTTGCTTCTTTTGATGGATTTTTCAGGTTACTTATAG